The stretch of DNA TCTCATTTTAGGGTGGCAGACAGACCACAAAGCCATCTATCCACAATTGTCCCGCATTGCCCCTACAGTTATCGATGGCGGTCAGGGTAGCGGCAGTTGGAAGGAGACAGTGCAACTCTATGCCCAGGCACTTGGCAAAACGGCTGAAGCTGAGCAACTAATGGCAAAGTACAAGGCTCGTCTAGAGGAGTTTAAACAACGGATAGGTGCGGGCGATCCACAGCAAGATCGCCTCAAACAAACTCAGGTTTCAGTAGTGCGGGTTTATCCAGACGGCATTAGTCTTTATTTAAAGGACTCCTTCTGTGGCACGATTTTGGCCGATGCAGGTTTATCTCGTCCGTCGTCTCAGAATTTGAGTGCCTCCGAAGCAAAAGCTCTGGGTGGCAATCCGGTGCAGTTATCGATTAGTCGAGAGCTATTAAGTCAGGCAGATGGAGATGTCTTGTTTGTCTGGACAGCCGAGAATGATGCCAAAACGACCCAGGATGCTCAAAAGCAATTGGAGCAACTCAAGTCTGATCCCCTGTGGGCCAACCTGAAAGCCGTGAAACAAAATCGCGTTTATCAAGTGCCAAAGTACTGGATTGGCAGTGGCCCGATCGCCGCTAATTTGGTGATTGATGACTTGTTTAAATATTTGGTCAATGAGGCTTAGGCATGTCTGAGCATACCTTATTCATTTGCAAAGGCTGTGGCCCCGATCGCAAAAGCGGTGCTCCTCATCTCCTAGATCAAGTGTTGGCATCTGATGCAGTTCAACCATCTGGGTTACAGATTGAAGCCACAAGCTGTCTGTGGACTTGCGATCGCCCCTGCTCTGCCTCGTTGATCTGTCCGGGCAAGTATAGCTATCACTTTACCGATTTGTCACCGGATCAAGCCAGCGATCTATTGACCTTTGCGGCTCAGTATCAAGGCAGTGATGATGGCTATGTCAAACCACCCAAAATGCCAGAATCGTTGCTACCCAAACTGCTAGTTCGTATCCCTTCCCCTCCGGCTGCTTGAATGGAATCCAGTCAACCCACCAGCTTACGGAAGTTCCTCATTCTCTGGAGTGGGCAGATTGCGTCTGTACTGGGCACGGAGATGACCAACTTTGCGATCACCCTCTGGGCCTGGGAACTCACAGGCCAGGCAACTCCTTTAGCCTTGATTTTCTTCTTTACCCGCACCCCCAAAGTGATTGCAGCCTCCTTTGCTGGGGTGCTTGTCGATCGCTGGAATCGCAAGCAATTGATGATGATTGGCGATGGCATGGCAGGGATCTCTACCGTGATGCTGCTCGGCTTGCTGCTCACCAACCAACTCGCGATTTGGCATTTGTATGTTGCAGGAGCCGTGAATGGTCTGTTTGGTTACTTTCAAGACCTGGCCTATTCGACTTCGATGTCGCAAATTGTGCCCAAGCAGCACTACGCCAGAGCCACCGCGATGGATTCTTATCTCACCTACTCTGGCTCCGCAATTCTGGCTCCCGCGATCGCAGGCATTCTCTATCCTTTAATCAAGCTTCCAGGTATTCTCCTGATTGATCTCGTCACGTTCCTGATAGCGGTCAGCATTGTTTGGTTGACTACCATTCCGCAACCCCAGATCGAAGCCAAACCATTCTCTAAAGCTCAACTTTGGGAAGAATTCACCTTTGGTTTTCGCTATATTTTCCGCCATCCCAGCTTATTAGCGATCCTCCTGTTTTTACTCAATTCCAATCTCCTGACCAATGCAGCCTGGGCAATTCAACCTGTGATGATTTTGGCTCGCAGTCAAGACAATGCCACCGCACTTGCTAGCGTTCAAGCCGCGATCGGAATCGGAGGTGTGGTCGGGGGTGTCCTCCTGAGTGTCTGGGGTGGCCCGAAACGCCGTATTCATGGCTTACTCTTAGGCCAAACTTTCGGTGAACTCAGCAGTGTAATGTTGGGATTGTCGAAATCTTTACCGCTTTGGATGGGCACAGGATTCCTTGCCGCTGTCTTTTCTCCCTTCATCGGTAGCTCGAATCAAGCGATTTGGCTCTCCAAGGTCGATCCGGCAGTTCAAGGAAAGGTGTTTGCTTCTCGTTATCTGATTGCTCAATTGGCGGCACCCTTGGGATTGGCGATCGCTGGCCCTCTTGCCGATAAAGTTTTTGAACCCGCTATGCAACCCGGAGGCGTTCTCGCACCTCTATTCAGCAGTATCTTCGGCACAGGAAACGGTGCAGGCATGGCCCTACAATTCACCTTGTTCTCCATTTTGGGTGTGCTAGTAGGTGTGGGCGGATATGCTTTTCGTACTCTACGAGATGTAGAAACGCTGGTACCTGATTATGACATTAAGACCTAACCCCCAGCCCCTTCCCTGCTTAGCTTGCTTCCCCGAAGGGGTGGGAAGGGGAGCCAGATCTAAAGCAATCTATCTATATTTTTATAGTTCATATGGTCTAGCTTATGAAGTATTTCATCTCTCGCCTGTCTCAGCGTCAATTAATTCGGCTGTACTCACTGCTGCTGGCCATCGTATTGGTGTTGATCATCATCACCTCTGGCCCGTCAGGTCAAGCTGCCAGCACCGAGATTTTGTGGGATACCTACGGGGTGCCTCACATCTCCAGCAATCGTACACCCGATCTGTTTCGAGCTTTTGGGTGGGCGCAGATGCAGAGCCATGCCAATTTGCTGTTGCGGCTTTATGGTCAGGCTCGCGGGCGGGCAGCGGAATATTGGGGCGCAGACTATGTGGAATCCGATCAATGGGTGCGTAAAATGGGCATCCCAGAGCGATCGCAAGCCTGGTACAAAGCCCAAACTCCCAAATTTCGTCAATATCTTGATGCCTTCGCTACTGGGATCAATGCCTATGCCAAAGCGCATCCTGAGGAGATTGAGGATGATCTAAAAGCTGTACTGCCTATCTCCCCTGTAGATGTGTTGGCACATACTCAACGGGTATTGCACTTTACGTTTGTCGTCAACCCCGAAGCATTACAAGCTACAATCGCAGCGGCAGAACCAGGAGAACCTTTAGGGGGATCGAATGGTTGGGCGATCGCGCCGTCTCATTCTGCCAGTGGTAAGGCGATGTTGTTGGCGAACCCGCATCTCCCTTGGACAGATCTGTTTCTCTGGTACGAAGCTCAG from Trichocoleus desertorum ATA4-8-CV12 encodes:
- a CDS encoding iron-siderophore ABC transporter substrate-binding protein, producing MNILRVVRQLKFQVARNIGEIWRSLLSSLMRGYRDRWLRLSVLLLLTLMTTVACGRDVVSDSSSQPPLTAPTAATAETRSVQHAMGTAQVPAAPQRVVSLSWLDTVLSLGVQPIGSNQVNDSYLQERAAEITNVGRSGSPSLEKILALKPDLILGWQTDHKAIYPQLSRIAPTVIDGGQGSGSWKETVQLYAQALGKTAEAEQLMAKYKARLEEFKQRIGAGDPQQDRLKQTQVSVVRVYPDGISLYLKDSFCGTILADAGLSRPSSQNLSASEAKALGGNPVQLSISRELLSQADGDVLFVWTAENDAKTTQDAQKQLEQLKSDPLWANLKAVKQNRVYQVPKYWIGSGPIAANLVIDDLFKYLVNEA
- a CDS encoding DUF1636 domain-containing protein; protein product: MSEHTLFICKGCGPDRKSGAPHLLDQVLASDAVQPSGLQIEATSCLWTCDRPCSASLICPGKYSYHFTDLSPDQASDLLTFAAQYQGSDDGYVKPPKMPESLLPKLLVRIPSPPAA
- a CDS encoding MFS transporter; protein product: MESSQPTSLRKFLILWSGQIASVLGTEMTNFAITLWAWELTGQATPLALIFFFTRTPKVIAASFAGVLVDRWNRKQLMMIGDGMAGISTVMLLGLLLTNQLAIWHLYVAGAVNGLFGYFQDLAYSTSMSQIVPKQHYARATAMDSYLTYSGSAILAPAIAGILYPLIKLPGILLIDLVTFLIAVSIVWLTTIPQPQIEAKPFSKAQLWEEFTFGFRYIFRHPSLLAILLFLLNSNLLTNAAWAIQPVMILARSQDNATALASVQAAIGIGGVVGGVLLSVWGGPKRRIHGLLLGQTFGELSSVMLGLSKSLPLWMGTGFLAAVFSPFIGSSNQAIWLSKVDPAVQGKVFASRYLIAQLAAPLGLAIAGPLADKVFEPAMQPGGVLAPLFSSIFGTGNGAGMALQFTLFSILGVLVGVGGYAFRTLRDVETLVPDYDIKT